GTTGCAATTTTTTCTATATCAATAATATTATAAATTGGTAATACTCTATCAAATGAACCTGAATAACCCATTCTATCTGGATTCGTATCTTTTTCTTTGATTGAAGTCAATCTATCTTTAAGTTCTTTTGGATTTTTAACATTAAAAAGTATTTTAACTTTTTCAAAATGTCTTAAGGAAATATGTCTGTCTAAAAGTTCAAAACGTCCTCTGGTCCTGTAAACATAAGTCATTGGAAACCACCTAATATTTTCTAATACAGAAACATAATAACAAATTAAGTCGGCATCTATTATGTGATTCTGATTCATATCCTCTGGAACTCTCTTAATAATAAAGTCAGCCATTGGACTAAAAAAACTGGAAGAATATGTTTGATTGTAATACTGGTCAATCAAGTCTACATTGTTATATAATTTCTCAAACCGCTGTGGCTCTTTTTTATATTCGTATTTGTCATTGAAAAAATAACTTGAATAAAGCAATTCTTCAACAAATTTGTAATTCTCATTTTTAAGTCCTATTGCTACTGAATACAAAAAGAGTTCATGAATGATAAACCTAAAATTATCATATTCACTCGGAGACCAACTTCCTCTATCCTCTTGAGGATAAGTCAGAAGAGGAAGTTTCTCAAAGAATCGAATAAGAACCTCAATATCAAATTCTATTTCACTTTTTGTAATTTTGTCAATAAAACTAATGTAGTCGTTGCGTAATGGCGTATAAGAATTTATGTTTTCGCAAATTTCTTTTCCGAAAGTAAAAGCGTCTCTTGCCGAAAAAGTAATTGAATTGCCTTTTAAATCGTTATAAAACTCTTCAAGAAAATCTCGCATTATAGAATTAATCCGTTTAGGATTTTTAACCATTTGATTATCTAAACTCCTGATAATAAAAGTAGTTTTATGTGTCATTGGAGAATCATCAAAGATAAAGCTTGGAGCTTTTCCCAATTTCGGTTTGCTATATGCAGGTCTCTGATATATATTCCTTAACAGATTCTCATAATTTTCTTCGAAATGGTCTTGGTCGGACAAGTCAATATATATTCTTCCATTCAAATAAGTTGGTGTATAAGCATCTCCATTTTCATCTTTTTCATAAACAATTGGGATAAACTTTTCTTGAGAAACATCAGAATATATTTTAGGGCTAATAATCTGTGTTTCCGTTCCAACACCACCTGTTCTTTGTTCTGCTTTTTCAGAATATTTTTTGTCGAGAATTATCAAAACTCTACTAATTTCAGGAGATTTAACCATTGTCTCCATAAAGTTGTATTTATCTTGACCTTCTTTCAATTGCCATTTATCAATAACCACATCAATACCGTCCGAAACAAGACGTTCAGCTAAGTTAATTACCCAGTCTTGTTGAATTGGATTTGTCCAACTATAGGATATAAAGATTTTCGGTGTTTCTGTCATTTTGTGTTTTTTTTAAAATGGGCTATAACTTGTTTATAAACGGACAAAATGTCCGTTTATCCACCCATTTTGGTATGTATAAACACACCTTTGGTGTGCTTTATTTTAGCCCTAAGGTATAAATAATGTTGAAATGGGGTGCCGGGGGAGAAAATATTAAGCAAGATTTGTTCTAAAAAATCGCTTCGCGGTGATTTGCTTTGTGCAGTTTGCGTGCCCAAGTGGATGATGGCATGCAGCATACCCACCCCTGCCCTCCCTGCGCGCAGGGAGGGAGAAGGCGTGCTAGCAACGGTATTCTGGTAGCATAATAGGTAGCAATTAATGTGTTCGGCTAAGGCTCTGATATAGGGTTGCTCGCCAGCATACCGGTGGAGCGCATCGGCGGGAACAGACTAACCCTCCCAACCCATCCCCTGCCGATGCCGCCGAACTGGAGACTTACGCCCACGCAAAAGAAAAAGGCTTGCGCCTCCGGTGTAACCCGAAAGTGTAAGCCTATGCTGGTGTGAAAGTATGCTGTTCTGATGAGTTAGGCACGAGCAGGTTGCCAGCTTATGCCGATAAATCTCCCTCCGAGAAAGATAAAACCCTTAAAAAACCCATAGAAAGAAACCGTTAACCCGGGATGTCGTTCAACCGGGACCTCTCGCTGGGCACTTCGTGCCGCTTAAAGTCCTATTAATTGTGCTCAGTTGTTTTTTATTTATTGTTTTTTGATATTATAATCTATAAGCATTTTTTCACAGTTTAAATCTATATTTATTACCTTCTTGATTGTCCTTGTTTGGAAAAAGAT
The genomic region above belongs to Williamwhitmania taraxaci and contains:
- a CDS encoding toll/interleukin-1 receptor domain-containing protein, coding for MTETPKIFISYSWTNPIQQDWVINLAERLVSDGIDVVIDKWQLKEGQDKYNFMETMVKSPEISRVLIILDKKYSEKAEQRTGGVGTETQIISPKIYSDVSQEKFIPIVYEKDENGDAYTPTYLNGRIYIDLSDQDHFEENYENLLRNIYQRPAYSKPKLGKAPSFIFDDSPMTHKTTFIIRSLDNQMVKNPKRINSIMRDFLEEFYNDLKGNSITFSARDAFTFGKEICENINSYTPLRNDYISFIDKITKSEIEFDIEVLIRFFEKLPLLTYPQEDRGSWSPSEYDNFRFIIHELFLYSVAIGLKNENYKFVEELLYSSYFFNDKYEYKKEPQRFEKLYNNVDLIDQYYNQTYSSSFFSPMADFIIKRVPEDMNQNHIIDADLICYYVSVLENIRWFPMTYVYRTRGRFELLDRHISLRHFEKVKILFNVKNPKELKDRLTSIKEKDTNPDRMGYSGSFDRVLPIYNIIDIEKIATTR